The following coding sequences lie in one Canis lupus familiaris isolate Mischka breed German Shepherd chromosome 34, alternate assembly UU_Cfam_GSD_1.0, whole genome shotgun sequence genomic window:
- the KNG1 gene encoding kininogen-1, translating into MKLLAMLFLCSRLLPSLTQESLSEEIDCNDEDLFKAVDTALKKYNSRNQSGNQFVLYRVTEGTRTDDPDTFYSFKYQIREGNCSVQSGKTWQDCDYKESTQAATGECSATVGKRGKTKFSVATQTCQITPAEGPVVTAQYDCLGCVHPISIASPELEPVLRHAIEHFNNNTDRSHLFALREVKKAHRQVVTGWNYEITYSIEQTNCSKENYLFLTPDCKSLLNGDIGECTDHAHMDLQLRIASFSQKCELFPGEDFVQPPSRICLGCPKKIPVDSPELEVPLTHSIAKLNAENNGTFYFKIDSVQSATVQMVAGEKFFIQFVARETMCSKESNEELAESCQINKYGEQLKCEAEVYVIPWEKKIYPTVNCQSLGKVILMRRPPGFSPFRSSFMEKTEKGTTRRLRLCEYKGRPQEAGAEPEPAPESEVS; encoded by the exons ATGAAACTACTTGCTATGCTTTTTCTTTGCTCCAGGCTGCTACCAAGTTTAACCCAGGAGTCCCTCTCAGAAGAAATCGACTGCAATGATGAGGATCTATTTAAGGCTGTGGACACTGCGCTAAAGAAATATAACAGTAGAAACCAAAGTGGCAACCAGTTTGTGTTGTACCGTGTAACAGAAGGCACCAGGACG GACGACCCTGACACATTTTATTCCTTCAAGTACCAGATCAGGGAAGGAAATTGTTCTGTTCAAAGTGGCAAAACCTGGCAGGATTGTGACTACAAAGAATCTACACAAGCT GCCACGGGAGAATGCTCCGCGAccgtggggaagagagggaaaacgAAGTTCTCCGTGGCTACGCAGACCTGCCAAATCACTCCCG CCGAGGGTCCTGTGGTGACAGCCCAGTATGACTGCCTTGGCTGTGTGCACCCCATCTCAATTGCAAGCCCTGAGCTGGAACCCGTCCTAAGACACGCCATCGAACATTTTAACAACAACACGGATCGCTCCCACCTCTTTGCTCTTAGAGAAGTGAAAAAGGCCCACAGACAG GTGGTGACCGGATGGAACTATGAAATTACTTACTCAATTGAGCAAACGAATTGTTCCAAGGAGAATTATCTATTCTTAACTCCAGACTGCAAGTCCCTTCTGAATGGT gatATCGGTGAATGTACAGATCATGCACACATGGATCTTCAGCTAAGAATTGCTTCTTTCTCGCAGAAGTGTGAACTCTTTCCAG GGGAAGATTTTGTACAACCACCTTCCAGGATTTGCCTTGGCTGCCCCAAAAAAATACCTGTTGACAGCCCAGAGCTGGAGGTGCCTCTGACTCATTCCATTGCAAAGCTTAACGCAGAGAATAATGGAACTTTCTATTTCAAGATTGACAGTGTGCAAAGTGCAACAGTACAG ATGGTGGCTGGAGAGAAATTTTTTATCCAGTTTGTAGCCAGGGAAACCATGTGTTCCAAGGAAAGTAATGAAGAATTGGCGGAAAGTTGCCAGATCAATAAATACGGA GAACAGCTAAAATGTGAAGCCGAAGTGTATGTGATcccttgggagaaaaaaatttaccCTACTGTCAACTGTCAGTCACTGGGAAAG GTCATATTGATGAGAAGGCCTCCAGGTTTTTCACCTTTCCGATCCTCATtcatggagaaaacagaaaaaggaacaaCT AGGCGCCTAAGGCTCTGCGAGTACAAGGGTCGACctcaggaggcaggggcagagccagagccagcaCCTGAGAGTGAGGTCTCTTGA